In Ostrea edulis chromosome 4, xbOstEdul1.1, whole genome shotgun sequence, a single window of DNA contains:
- the LOC125671124 gene encoding PCNA-interacting partner-like, giving the protein MVCNKAPCFVLSSCEREVINKHKKSIQDKLQSHGSENGSPSPDTGVKKITFINCQDTVCEDAYNISEYFIYLCRNYQLLPNERSTLLSPMDQLIAVQLCLAEKNKEERGEFDIETSTVFECNKEIIKTKLQFAANAEPPKISLQSASNADPPEFSKNYHQFLKHCNNVDSCDIFNLVQKAYSENCDLREDMSSNLYVFLGLPNDPAEISMVTMLCKDRAVHKVSVEVSLEGGEDIDVSVEGGGEEEKVDVCITASSLDSLLSQRTKWRGNSTPGPSQSAASINQFYVQLVYMAYLELLVNSRSELALARSFNVPERELELSAFTDLKHEAQKKNMPMYQTATSFIMKVRLGGKGYQPDSTLPITQHIKGLSDFITFTHKLQTILEEEENCRVACRKILNALKKEIIKTQDKRIQTSTVEKICEDLQKSATQVIQSVQMNSPGKKPSSGGRPLGYKTLRAIHHLVDKLVTSADILKTNSLDVLCDSFSNQHTPVRFPCLLSQFRTPCDDTDSPELNKSLAERLLEKQKKETPVHAKRYKATMDWAAPVHDVQMTDDAQSFQCQKSVYVLPSKTLVQPASASKQIALPGLKERTSQQLNEDNKKDTSSDLKEKPLGQESRQEESISKTKDDVENHVEVGGKGKKRLAEPSEKEPKKTKTQTQGKTCRRKLLPQIKGQQQINRFFRL; this is encoded by the exons ACACAGGTGTGAAGAAGATAACATTTATTAATTGTCAAGATACAGTTTGTGAAGATGCTTATAACATATCGGAGTACTTTATATATCTGTGTCGAAATTATCAGCTTTTACCCAATGAAAGAAGTACTCTGCTTTCTCCTATGGATCAGCTGATTGCAGTGCAGCTCTGCCTGGCAGAAAAGAACAAGGAG GAAAGGGGTGAATTTGACATAGAAACAAGCACGGTTTTTGAATGTAATAAAGAAATCATCAAGACTAAGCTCCAGTTTGCGGCTAATGCAGAGCCCCCGAAGATTTCACTTCAGTCTGCATCTAATGCAGACCCTCCAGAGTTTTCAAAAAACTATCATCAGTTTTTGAAGCATTGCAACAATGTGGACTCCTGTGACATTTTCAATCTAGTCCAAAAAGCATATTCTGAAAACTGTGATCTCAGGGAAGATATGTCTAGTAACCTCTATGTATTTTTGGGTCTTCCCAATGATCCTGCAGAG ATTTCCATGGTCACGATGCTGTGTAAAGACAGAGCGGTCCATAAAGTCAGTGTTGAGGTGTCTTTGGAGGGGGGTGAGGATATTGATGTGTCTGTGGAGGGTGGTGGTGAGGAAGAAAAGGTGGATGTTTGTATTACAGCCTCATCCCTCGACAGTCTGCTGTCACAGAGGACAAAGTGGAGGGGCAACAGCACCCCTGGTCCTTCACAGTCTGCTGCGTCCATAAACCAG TTCTATGTGCAGCTGGTGTACATGGCCTATCTGGAACTGTTAGTGAACTCTAGATCTGAGCTTGCCCTGGCCAGGTCCTTTAATGTGCCAGAGAGAGAACTTGAACTCTCTGCTTTCACAGACCTGAAACATGAGGCCCAGAAAAAAAACATGCCCATGTACCAA ACAGCCACTTCATTCATCATGAAAGTGAGGCTGGGGGGCAAAGGTTACCAACCAGATTCCACTTTACCAATTACCCAGCACATCAAAGGACTCAGTGACTTCATCACCTTTACACATAAACTGCAAACCATCCTAGAGGAAGAGGAGAACTGCAG AGTTGCATGTAGAAAGATTCTAAATGCCCTGAAGAAAGAAATTATCAAAACTCAAGATAAAAGAATTCAGACCTCCACTGTTGAGAAAATTTGTGAGGATCTTCAGAAGAGTGCTACTCAGGTCATCCAGAGTGTGCAAATGAACAGTCCGGGCAAG AAGCCATCATCTGGAGGAAGACCTCTGGGTTACAAGACTCTGAGAGCAATCCATCATTTAGTGGATAAACTGGTTACCAGTGCAGACATTCTCAAAACAAACTCCCTGGATGTTCTGTGTGACAGCTTCTCCAATCAGCACACTCCAGTCAGGTTTCCCTGTCTGTTGTCACAGTTTAG AACTCCTTGTGATGATACAGACAGCCCAGAATTGAACAAGTCATTGGCTGAGAGACTTTTAGAGAAGCAGAAGAAAGAG ACTCCTGTGCATGCCAAGAGATACAAGGCCACCATGGACTGGGCTGCTCCTGTACACGATGTCCAGATGACAGACGACGCCCAGTCCTTCCAGTGTCAGAAGTCTGTGTATGTCTTACCAAG CAAAACACTGGTGCAGCCAGCAAGTGCTTCGAAACAGATAGCACTCCCAGGTCTGAAAGAGAGAACCTCACAGCAACTTAATGAGGACAATAAGAAGGACACCTCAAGTGATCTCAAGGAAAAGCCTCTCGGTCAGGAATCCCGACAGGAGGAGTCCATCTCAAAAACGAAAGACGATGTAGAAAATCATGTTGAAGTTGGGGGTAAAGGGAAGAAAAGGTTAGCAGAACCGAGTGAAAAGGAGCCAAAGAAAACGAAGACACAAACCCAGGGGAAAACTTGTCGCAGGAAACTTCTGCCCCAAATCAAAGGCCAGCAACAAATTAACAGGTTCTTCAGATTGTAG